The Thermoanaerobacterales bacterium nucleotide sequence CGGCCACGGCCTCCAGTAGCCCGACCGCCGCGCTGACCGCCGGGCGAACGGCGGCTCTCGCCAGTGGCATTTCGATCTCCGCCGGACAGTCCCCTGCGATCTCGCCGCCGGCTTCCGCCAACCTTTGCCCGATGATGACGACCGCGATATAGCGTTCATCGACATCCAACCGTTCGAAGAGCGCCGGCTCCTGCAGGAGTTCCTCGTAAGTAGGGACGGAACTCTGCCTGAAGGCGAAAAGTTTTTCCCCGACTTCAGGGCCCAGGGCCGCAACGCAGAGGATACGGATCGACGCGCTGTCCAGGCCGGCTTCCGCGGCCGCCGCCAGGTCCCGCGCCAGGAAGGTGTAGCTGCGGGGTGTCGGAAAACCTTCCATGGTCTCCCCTTCCTCGGGCACCCGGCAGAAGTCGTCGGGGAACCGGGAAACGTAGGCGAACACCTTTTCGTCGCTTCGCGGGTAATGGGCGCCCATCCAGCGCAGCCACTCGCGCACCGCCGGCGGTCGCACGCCGAAGCGGTAGACCCGGTTGAGAAGGGGCGCCGGCAGAAGGTTGGCGATCGAACTCTCCTCCGGCCGGTTGCCGGCGGCCACCACCTGCACCTGCGGGCCGAAAGCGGTAAAGCCGGCCGCCCTGTCCTGGATGAGCTTGTAGGCCGCGGCCAGCACATCGGGGCGCTGGACATTAGTCAACTCATCCAGGAAGAGAATCCCCGGCACCTCTGAGAGGAGCACGGCCCACTGGGGCGGGTGATAGACCAGTTGCTTGCGGCCCCCGACGGTAACCGTGACCGGGCGGCCCAGGAGATCCACCGGCTCGGTCTCAGTCAGCCGCAGATCCACGAACATGAAATAGCGGTCGGGCGCGGCATATAAGTCGGCCAGGTCGATGCCGTCGAGATGCTGCCTTTTGTATTCTACAAGACGGCGGCCAAGCATGCCAGCGGTTTCTTCCGCGGCTTCCCTTACCAGCACGCTCTTGCCGATTCCGGGCGGGCCGAGAAGGAGCACACTCCGCCGGGCATCAGTACGGTACAGGAAAAAGAGCAGTTCCTTAACGGCTTCGGGCGTCAAAGCATCGGCTCTGTTCAAGCGACGCACCCCCTTTTTCCATGGCGATCATCGTCCGCAGAAAGGACGGGAAACAAGGATGGTGGGACAGATCCCGTAAGACCATCGCCGTGTCGCTGGTAAAGGTCCAAAGGCAAACGGCGGCGGCCATAGCCGTAACAGCATCCTCGGTGCAGTTCGGATGCGCCAGCGCGCGCAGCCGCACCGTCCGGTAGCTGTCGGTCAGGAGGACGGCCAGCACCCCGGGGGGGCAACCGGGGTTTTCACTTACCGCCAAGCGCACCCCCCCTTCTCGGTCGCGGGCCAGGTCCCGCAGCACCCAGGCCGGCGCTGCGGCATTGGCCGCCACGCGGGCCCGCACAACCGGGCGCGTGTCCAACGCCTGCCCGGCCAGTACCCCCGGCGGGGTCCGGCGGTTCGCCGCCACAGCCTCTCTTACCCGGGGGTTGCGGTCGAAGGCCAGCGCCGCGAGAATCACCCGGGGACAGCGCCGGTTCCGCGCCACCGCCTCCCGCACCTGCGGGCCGCCGTCCCGCGCCAGGTCCGAAAGCAAGGATACCGGGGAGGCGGCGTTGGCGGCGATGCGGGCCAGGAGAGAAAGGTCAGGATTGGGCGGAAGGGTATGCGGGGCATAGTCATCCATGTACACGACACGGAACGCCAGGGGTCTCCGTTTCGCCGCCAGCCGGAGCAGCACCTGAACCGGGGCGGCAGGGTTGGCGCTGACCGCCAGGCGCAGGGAAAAGCTCGGGGCCTCGGCCAGGTCGGCCAGGACCCACGGCGGGCAGGCCGGGTTCAGGGCCGCCGCCTCCTGTAAGACTTCGTCCGGTGAACAGGCCAGGGCCACAATCTCATCCTGCGGAAGAGACGGGTTGGCCGCCGCCCGCCTGACGACCCAGTAATCGGAGTCCGCCGCCAGTAACCGCAGCGTTTCCGGCGGAGCCGACGGGTTCGCCGCGACCGCCCCGCGCACGGCGCTGCTGGGGTCATCGGCCAGTTGCCGGCTGAGCCGGGCCGGGCAGGAGGGGTTTGCCGCCACCGTCTCGCGCAGGCGGGCATCGCTATGACCGGCGAAGGAGGCCAGGACGGCCGGCGGGCAGTTCGGGTGCGAGAGCACCCGGCGCCGGAGCGAGAAGTCGCCCCCCACTGTCATACGGGCCAGGATATCCGGCGTGCATCCGGGATGGCCGGCGGCAAAATGCCTCAGCCAGAGATCGTTGCTCCCGGCGAACGAGCGTAACAGGCCGGGCAGGTACGGCGCCCCGTTCATGAGCAAAACACCCCGGTATTAGTCTATTAACACCGGGGTGTAAAAATATACTATTTGGGCGAATCGTGAAACCTAGTACGCGTAATTCGTCACAATCTCTGTATCGGCGTAATAATGGCGCAAAATATCGCCGTAACTGAAGCCGGCTTCGGCCATGCCCCGGGCGCCCCACTGGCTCATCCCAAGGCCGTGGCCCCAGCCGTTGCCGGTAAAGGTAATACTCAAAAGCCTCCCGCTCCGGTCGGTCTTTTTCATCATTGTGAAATAGGAACTCTTCAGGCCGAATGCGATCCTGACCCGGTCGGCGTTATAGATCTCCAGCTGGGCGGGACGCCCGTAGGGATCCAACCCCGTCACCCGCACCTTTTCGA carries:
- a CDS encoding ATP-binding protein; translated protein: MNRADALTPEAVKELLFFLYRTDARRSVLLLGPPGIGKSVLVREAAEETAGMLGRRLVEYKRQHLDGIDLADLYAAPDRYFMFVDLRLTETEPVDLLGRPVTVTVGGRKQLVYHPPQWAVLLSEVPGILFLDELTNVQRPDVLAAAYKLIQDRAAGFTAFGPQVQVVAAGNRPEESSIANLLPAPLLNRVYRFGVRPPAVREWLRWMGAHYPRSDEKVFAYVSRFPDDFCRVPEEGETMEGFPTPRSYTFLARDLAAAAEAGLDSASIRILCVAALGPEVGEKLFAFRQSSVPTYEELLQEPALFERLDVDERYIAVVIIGQRLAEAGGEIAGDCPAEIEMPLARAAVRPAVSAAVGLLEAVAAQSREYLTLLWFTLANRLTAPWHAAVYLEMCAQSHKVRDAYAAVGDLLK